The following are from one region of the Atribacterota bacterium genome:
- a CDS encoding glucose 1-dehydrogenase — protein sequence MDPQPLKDKIAIVTGAASGIGKGIAVRFAAEGAHVACCDLNEEGVRGTAREIEKLGQESLGIRVDVTKSHDVAEMAKAVFERWGRIDILVNSAGIIKAHFITEVPEETWDAILSVNLKGVFLCIREVSKYMVAQKKGKIISISSKSGKRGGLWLGAYSASKFGIIGLTQSVAMDLAPFGINVNAICPGNVFSTPMWDLLDKEYSRKLGVPPEQVRKIYVEKVPLGRECTVEDVANVAVFLASAYSDYMTGQAINVTGGQEVH from the coding sequence ATGGATCCCCAACCTTTAAAAGACAAAATTGCCATTGTGACCGGAGCGGCCTCGGGTATCGGTAAGGGTATTGCCGTCCGCTTTGCTGCGGAGGGTGCGCATGTGGCTTGCTGTGACCTGAACGAAGAGGGTGTGCGAGGCACAGCTCGGGAAATCGAAAAATTGGGGCAAGAGTCGTTAGGCATCAGGGTGGATGTCACCAAGAGTCATGATGTGGCTGAGATGGCTAAGGCGGTTTTTGAGCGCTGGGGTAGGATTGATATCTTAGTTAATTCGGCTGGAATTATCAAAGCTCATTTCATTACCGAGGTTCCGGAGGAAACCTGGGATGCGATTCTCTCAGTAAACCTGAAAGGAGTCTTTCTTTGTATTCGGGAAGTGTCGAAATATATGGTGGCTCAAAAAAAAGGGAAAATCATCAGTATCAGTTCTAAGTCAGGGAAAAGGGGAGGATTATGGTTGGGTGCCTATTCGGCGTCAAAGTTTGGTATTATTGGACTCACTCAAAGTGTGGCGATGGACCTGGCGCCCTTTGGTATCAACGTCAACGCCATTTGTCCGGGGAACGTCTTTTCCACTCCCATGTGGGATTTGTTGGACAAGGAATATTCAAGGAAATTAGGGGTACCACCGGAACAGGTGCGAAAGATCTATGTGGAAAAGGTTCCTCTGGGCCGAGAGTGTACGGTGGAGGATGTCGCCAATGTGGCTGTTTTCCTGGCTTCTGCGTATTCTGATTATATGACTGGACAGGCAATTAACGTTACTGGTGGGCAGGAGGTTCATTGA
- a CDS encoding hexose kinase, producing the protein MIHVLCLNPALDRMLVMDHLELDEVNRVEKVYEVVAGKGVNVARAIQSVGGNSRLLLFLGGFIGKKIERGLCEEGLAFVSWEAGGETRITTVIHERDKKRHTVVNEPGPLVSLSQAVNLWRFLDDQVKDGDYLILSGSLPMGLRVDFYAQVVALSHRKRARSVVDSSGEFLRRALKFSPFMVKPNVKEAEGVLGFPIQSFEDKLRAVEVFRDQGVELVVLSDGPRGLVVGFKERLWKVSLAQKVRGEYLIGSGDTLVGVLIEKLNRGNTVEKAISFATACGLANTLCPGAGVFDVEEAHRLEELVVLEAL; encoded by the coding sequence ATGATTCATGTCCTGTGTCTTAATCCTGCCCTGGATCGTATGCTGGTCATGGACCACTTAGAGCTCGATGAAGTCAATCGGGTAGAAAAAGTCTATGAGGTTGTGGCCGGTAAGGGTGTTAACGTAGCTAGGGCCATCCAAAGTGTGGGAGGGAATTCGAGGTTGCTCCTTTTTTTAGGAGGTTTTATTGGGAAGAAAATTGAAAGAGGGTTGTGCGAAGAGGGTTTAGCGTTTGTGTCCTGGGAAGCAGGAGGTGAAACCCGAATTACCACTGTAATTCACGAGCGAGATAAAAAGAGGCATACGGTTGTGAACGAGCCCGGTCCGCTGGTGTCCCTCTCTCAGGCCGTGAATTTGTGGCGGTTTCTGGACGATCAGGTCAAAGATGGTGATTACCTCATCCTTTCCGGATCCTTACCGATGGGATTACGGGTGGATTTTTACGCTCAGGTTGTGGCGCTCTCTCACCGTAAGAGAGCCAGAAGCGTGGTTGATTCTTCGGGGGAATTCCTGCGCAGGGCTTTAAAATTTTCTCCTTTTATGGTAAAACCTAATGTGAAAGAGGCTGAAGGCGTTCTGGGTTTCCCGATCCAGAGTTTTGAAGATAAGCTTCGGGCAGTGGAGGTGTTTCGTGACCAGGGGGTAGAGCTAGTGGTTCTTTCTGATGGTCCCAGAGGTCTTGTGGTGGGATTTAAAGAACGGTTATGGAAAGTCTCGCTGGCTCAAAAGGTGCGGGGAGAATACTTGATCGGTTCTGGAGATACCCTGGTGGGAGTGCTGATCGAAAAGCTGAATCGGGGAAACACGGTTGAGAAAGCCATTTCTTTTGCTACCGCCTGTGGGTTAGCCAATACTCTGTGTCCAGGTGCCGGGGTGTTCGATGTTGAAGAGGCCCACAGATTAGAAGAACTGGTAGTTTTAGAAGCATTGTAA
- the xylB gene encoding xylulokinase, with translation MEYFLGIDVGTTGCKVVLVNEEGALVGRGVEEYPLYTPRPNWAEQDPLSWWQGTQKAMEKAFASSGINPKAVTGVGLTGQMHGSVFLDKDGKVLRPAILWCDQRTALECQQITEIVGFERIMRINCNPVLAGFTAPKIQWVKNNEPDVYQKIDKVLLPKDYIRFCLTGDFATDVSDASGTSLFDVPQRRWSEELVTALGYKMSWFPASFESPEVTGYLKPEIVRQFGFREKVAVVAGGGDNAAGAIGTGIVTDGLVSASLGTSGVVFAFSAEVKVDMKGRVHTFCHAVPGKWHVMGVMLSAGGSLRWFRDALGLEEKNLASILGVDSYDLLSQEAEKSLPGAEGLIFLPYLTGERTPHADPYARGVFFGVTLKHRKNELVRAVMEGVTFGMRDSFEIIAEMGIPVREVRAIGGGARSALWRRIQAAVYKVPLSLLLVDEGPAFGAALLAGVGNRVFRSVEEACQKAVKVVEQIEPDPEWVKLYEHIYGVYRDLYPALRGFYRRVI, from the coding sequence ATGGAATACTTTCTGGGTATTGATGTCGGGACGACTGGATGTAAGGTGGTCCTGGTTAACGAGGAAGGAGCGCTCGTGGGAAGAGGTGTGGAAGAGTATCCCCTCTATACGCCTCGACCCAACTGGGCAGAACAAGATCCGCTTTCCTGGTGGCAGGGAACCCAGAAAGCCATGGAGAAGGCTTTCGCTTCTTCTGGAATAAATCCAAAAGCGGTCACTGGTGTTGGTCTTACCGGACAGATGCATGGGTCGGTGTTTCTCGATAAGGATGGAAAAGTCCTGCGCCCAGCGATACTCTGGTGTGACCAGCGGACAGCCCTGGAGTGTCAGCAGATTACCGAAATTGTTGGTTTCGAGCGCATTATGCGAATTAACTGTAATCCAGTTCTGGCTGGGTTTACGGCTCCCAAAATCCAATGGGTAAAAAATAACGAACCGGACGTTTACCAGAAGATTGATAAAGTTCTCCTGCCCAAGGATTATATCCGTTTCTGCCTCACCGGGGATTTTGCGACTGATGTTTCTGATGCTTCTGGGACCTCCCTTTTCGATGTGCCTCAACGACGATGGTCAGAAGAGCTTGTTACTGCTTTAGGATATAAGATGTCCTGGTTTCCTGCTTCCTTCGAGTCTCCTGAAGTCACCGGGTATCTCAAGCCAGAGATTGTCCGTCAATTTGGTTTCCGGGAGAAAGTAGCGGTTGTCGCTGGTGGTGGTGACAATGCGGCTGGGGCTATTGGTACCGGCATTGTTACGGATGGTCTGGTTTCGGCCAGTCTAGGCACTTCTGGCGTGGTATTTGCTTTTAGTGCTGAAGTCAAAGTCGACATGAAGGGTAGGGTACATACGTTCTGTCATGCAGTGCCTGGTAAGTGGCATGTTATGGGTGTTATGCTCTCTGCTGGTGGGTCTCTGCGCTGGTTCCGGGATGCCCTGGGTCTGGAAGAAAAGAACCTGGCTTCAATCCTTGGTGTTGATTCATATGATTTACTTTCCCAGGAGGCTGAAAAATCCCTCCCTGGTGCGGAGGGTTTAATATTTTTGCCTTATCTCACTGGAGAGCGGACTCCTCATGCTGACCCTTATGCGCGGGGAGTGTTTTTTGGGGTTACGTTAAAACATCGTAAAAACGAACTAGTGCGTGCGGTGATGGAGGGGGTTACCTTTGGGATGCGTGATTCCTTTGAAATCATCGCTGAGATGGGAATCCCGGTTCGGGAGGTAAGGGCCATAGGTGGTGGAGCCAGGAGTGCTCTATGGAGGAGGATTCAAGCTGCGGTGTACAAGGTACCGTTGTCTCTCCTTCTTGTGGATGAAGGACCAGCTTTTGGGGCGGCGCTTCTTGCCGGGGTTGGAAATCGGGTCTTTCGATCGGTTGAAGAGGCCTGTCAGAAGGCAGTAAAGGTGGTAGAGCAGATTGAACCTGATCCGGAGTGGGTGAAACTCTATGAGCATATCTATGGAGTTTATCGGGATCTTTACCCAGCGCTCCGGGGCTTTTACCGCAGGGTGATATAG
- a CDS encoding HD-GYP domain-containing protein: MDGRKVSRSAKLYFYITGVSVVGCIIFGYSLTHLSLTPGTWLILMTFSISTLLAELVPVYFPDGRTAISVSFALVYASVLLSSPFLAAVVAFSGIFGATAFEKWYRGFFNAAQFAISTFLSGLVFQFFGGYIYEFVWKSHHFYLAIVTSIFVFFLCNASLVLGVVSLQSGVPFRAIWKKDINGILIQYFALFPLSLLLYFAYVNVGFVGMALFFFPLMVARYSFKLFVDTKKMHLELLRALTAAVDAKDPYTRGHSSRVAQLSIWIANSMNLSERRKEMLEYAAILHDVGKIGVADAILGKNGRLSPDEYQVIKEHPVIGHRIVGGVDFLKGVAEIVLSHHERCDGRGYPYGKAGHEIPLEAKIVAVADVFDALTSERPYRKAYTVDEAFRIMENEEEGHFSEEIFSVLRVVIQEKGWPPNAG; encoded by the coding sequence ATGGATGGGAGAAAGGTATCAAGAAGCGCGAAGCTCTATTTCTATATCACTGGTGTTTCGGTAGTTGGTTGTATTATTTTCGGTTATTCTCTCACTCATCTCTCTCTCACCCCCGGGACCTGGTTAATTTTGATGACTTTTTCGATTTCTACGCTCCTTGCCGAACTGGTGCCAGTTTATTTTCCCGATGGACGAACGGCAATTTCGGTGAGTTTTGCTCTGGTGTATGCCAGTGTTCTCCTCTCTTCGCCCTTTCTGGCCGCCGTGGTGGCGTTTTCGGGAATCTTTGGAGCAACGGCTTTTGAGAAATGGTATCGGGGGTTTTTTAATGCCGCACAGTTTGCCATTTCCACTTTTCTTTCTGGTTTGGTTTTCCAATTTTTTGGAGGCTATATTTACGAATTTGTGTGGAAAAGCCATCACTTTTACCTGGCCATTGTGACTTCTATTTTTGTGTTCTTTTTATGCAATGCTTCCTTAGTCCTGGGGGTGGTTTCGCTCCAGAGCGGGGTTCCCTTTCGAGCTATATGGAAGAAGGATATCAACGGTATTCTCATCCAGTACTTTGCTCTGTTTCCCCTGTCGCTTTTGCTTTATTTTGCCTATGTTAACGTGGGTTTTGTGGGTATGGCGCTCTTTTTCTTTCCTCTGATGGTGGCGCGATATTCTTTCAAGCTTTTTGTGGATACCAAGAAAATGCACTTAGAGCTTCTGCGAGCACTCACCGCGGCAGTGGACGCCAAGGACCCTTATACTCGAGGTCATTCGTCTCGAGTGGCCCAGCTATCTATCTGGATTGCAAACTCAATGAACCTTTCAGAAAGAAGGAAAGAGATGCTGGAGTACGCCGCGATTCTTCACGATGTGGGCAAAATTGGGGTTGCTGATGCCATTTTGGGGAAGAATGGTCGTTTGAGCCCTGACGAATATCAGGTTATCAAGGAGCATCCGGTCATTGGGCACCGGATTGTCGGAGGGGTGGATTTCTTGAAAGGTGTGGCTGAAATTGTTCTCTCGCACCATGAAAGGTGTGATGGTCGCGGTTATCCCTATGGAAAGGCGGGTCATGAAATTCCTTTAGAAGCGAAGATTGTAGCGGTGGCGGATGTCTTTGACGCCTTAACTTCGGAAAGGCCATATCGAAAAGCGTATACGGTGGATGAAGCATTCCGAATTATGGAAAATGAAGAGGAAGGTCATTTTTCTGAGGAAATCTTTTCGGTTTTGCGAGTGGTGATTCAAGAAAAGGGGTGGCCGCCGAATGCTGGCTGA
- a CDS encoding NAD(+)/NADH kinase yields the protein MKLHQVGLIVNPAAGKDIRRLVAYGSVFGNREKVSYAIRMLMGLASTAEKPVRVLYMPDPYDLVGMVRDEIKSRYLPLELLAAPIPILGDETDTLSFTEWAVTEGVEALLVLGGDGTNRLVAKKSASVPLFPVSGGTNNVFAHTVEPTIAGMALGFFLEGWVTVSEVVERSKVLRCTMLEGGRKEDLALVDLVLVDTEISGARAIWEPELVKLVMVTQSSSLSIGLSAVIGRIVPITPQEKRGAYAELGVPGKKVKVPLAPGLVKEVSVRGFDFLQMGSEIVLKADRGILALDGERELPVREGETWKVVLEENGPLRANIERIMSLTRERGVYDG from the coding sequence TTGAAACTGCATCAGGTTGGACTTATTGTCAATCCAGCAGCAGGAAAAGACATTCGTCGACTGGTGGCTTATGGATCGGTGTTCGGTAATCGGGAAAAGGTGAGTTATGCCATCCGCATGCTCATGGGCCTTGCCAGCACTGCAGAAAAACCGGTTCGGGTCCTTTATATGCCGGACCCTTACGACCTGGTGGGGATGGTGCGGGACGAAATCAAATCCCGGTATTTGCCTCTGGAACTTTTGGCGGCTCCCATTCCAATTCTGGGAGACGAAACGGACACCCTGAGTTTTACGGAATGGGCAGTGACAGAAGGAGTGGAGGCGCTTCTGGTTCTGGGTGGAGATGGGACAAATAGGCTGGTGGCAAAAAAAAGCGCTTCAGTCCCACTGTTCCCGGTTTCCGGAGGAACAAATAATGTTTTTGCTCACACTGTAGAACCCACAATTGCAGGGATGGCTTTAGGGTTTTTCTTGGAAGGATGGGTGACCGTATCCGAAGTGGTTGAACGGAGTAAAGTGTTGCGCTGTACAATGTTAGAAGGTGGACGAAAGGAAGATCTGGCATTGGTTGACCTGGTGTTGGTTGACACGGAGATTTCGGGAGCCAGAGCCATATGGGAACCAGAGCTCGTAAAGTTGGTCATGGTTACCCAGAGCAGTTCCCTTTCTATTGGGTTGAGTGCAGTAATCGGAAGGATTGTGCCGATTACGCCTCAGGAAAAGCGAGGGGCATATGCGGAACTGGGGGTACCGGGAAAAAAAGTGAAAGTTCCTCTTGCTCCGGGGTTGGTGAAGGAAGTATCGGTAAGGGGTTTTGATTTCCTGCAAATGGGAAGTGAAATTGTTCTTAAAGCTGACAGGGGGATTCTGGCTCTGGATGGGGAAAGAGAGTTGCCGGTACGAGAGGGAGAGACATGGAAGGTGGTTCTTGAAGAAAATGGACCTCTCAGAGCAAACATCGAGAGGATTATGAGTTTGACGCGGGAAAGGGGTGTATACGATGGCTAA
- the raiA gene encoding ribosome-associated translation inhibitor RaiA produces MEVVVRGKNIEINQSVQDYVAKKLAKLERFFNRLLDATVNFRVERGRVKVEVTLAASGITIRGEELGPEWRSAFDGVMDKLERQVKRYKERLERRGVLKKEELVAVETLLGSESGISEKTPEQIVRVKEFVLRPMSMEDAILQMELLGHTFFVFKNLDNDKVQVIYRREDGNYGLIDPVY; encoded by the coding sequence ATGGAAGTCGTTGTTCGAGGAAAAAATATCGAGATCAATCAGTCTGTTCAGGATTACGTTGCCAAGAAGCTGGCTAAACTTGAACGTTTTTTTAATCGTCTTCTGGATGCCACAGTAAATTTTCGGGTAGAGCGAGGACGAGTTAAAGTAGAAGTGACACTTGCTGCCAGTGGAATCACCATCCGGGGTGAAGAACTGGGACCGGAATGGCGTTCTGCTTTCGATGGAGTGATGGATAAATTGGAACGGCAGGTCAAGCGATACAAAGAGCGCTTAGAGCGAAGGGGAGTGTTGAAAAAGGAAGAACTGGTTGCTGTGGAAACATTGCTGGGCAGTGAATCTGGGATTTCAGAAAAGACTCCAGAACAGATTGTCAGAGTGAAAGAATTTGTGCTTCGCCCCATGAGTATGGAAGATGCCATTTTGCAAATGGAACTTCTGGGGCACACTTTTTTTGTGTTTAAAAACCTTGATAACGATAAAGTTCAGGTGATATACCGCAGAGAAGATGGGAACTATGGCCTTATTGATCCGGTTTATTAG
- a CDS encoding dihydrolipoamide acetyltransferase family protein yields MAKKVIMPKLGLTMEEGVINRWLVKEGDQVERGDILFEVATDKVNMEVESPASGVVLKILYPDGATVPITQTVAYIGEPGETVNEEVVEEAVGVSEESTQQEGEQKAEIVSEEKEERIKVSPLARRLAAEYGVDLSRVEGTGPGGRIVKEDVERVKKLQKETVTKPPVEKEIPIPSMEKTPVVLGSQERVPLSRMRKIIAQRLTESFQTKPHFFVRQEILVDELIRVRERLLPIIEKQIGLRLSYTDLLVKMVAKALEKYPLLNAYLIEEEIVFNSEVNIGVAVALEEGLVVPVVKNANLKGLAQIAQELHALAEKAKNGKLVPEEVSGGTFTISNLGMFGTDSFTAIINPPESAILACGTIKKKPVVRNDEVVIASLMELTLSCDHRLVDGAVAAQFMQYLKSLLEEPFALIL; encoded by the coding sequence ATGGCTAAAAAGGTAATCATGCCAAAGTTGGGTTTGACCATGGAAGAAGGTGTTATCAATCGGTGGCTGGTCAAGGAGGGAGATCAGGTAGAGCGAGGTGATATTCTTTTCGAAGTGGCCACCGATAAAGTGAATATGGAAGTTGAATCTCCGGCTTCGGGAGTGGTTCTGAAAATTCTTTACCCTGATGGAGCCACGGTTCCCATTACCCAAACGGTGGCCTACATTGGTGAACCGGGAGAAACCGTTAATGAAGAGGTTGTAGAAGAGGCAGTCGGTGTATCTGAGGAAAGCACGCAGCAGGAGGGAGAGCAAAAGGCAGAAATTGTTTCCGAGGAGAAAGAGGAGCGTATTAAGGTTTCGCCTTTAGCCCGGCGCTTGGCTGCAGAATATGGGGTTGATCTTTCCCGGGTGGAAGGCACTGGTCCGGGTGGTCGAATTGTAAAAGAAGATGTGGAAAGAGTGAAAAAGCTTCAGAAAGAAACTGTGACAAAACCCCCAGTTGAAAAAGAAATACCCATTCCATCGATGGAAAAAACGCCGGTGGTTTTAGGTTCTCAGGAGAGGGTGCCGCTTTCGCGGATGCGAAAAATCATCGCTCAGAGGTTAACAGAGAGTTTCCAGACCAAGCCCCATTTCTTTGTACGGCAGGAAATACTGGTGGATGAACTCATTCGGGTTCGGGAAAGGCTCTTGCCCATCATTGAAAAGCAAATCGGCCTTCGCCTTTCCTATACGGATCTTTTGGTAAAGATGGTGGCCAAAGCCTTGGAGAAATATCCCCTTTTGAATGCGTACCTTATCGAGGAGGAGATTGTCTTCAATTCGGAAGTGAACATTGGTGTGGCCGTGGCCCTGGAAGAAGGATTGGTGGTGCCGGTGGTGAAAAACGCAAACCTCAAGGGTTTAGCCCAGATTGCTCAGGAACTCCATGCTCTGGCGGAGAAGGCAAAAAATGGAAAACTTGTTCCGGAAGAGGTTTCTGGTGGAACTTTCACCATTTCCAATCTGGGTATGTTTGGAACAGATTCATTCACAGCCATCATTAATCCTCCCGAATCGGCGATTCTAGCCTGCGGGACCATTAAGAAAAAGCCGGTGGTTAGGAATGACGAAGTGGTGATTGCCTCCCTTATGGAGTTGACACTTTCCTGTGATCACCGCCTCGTTGACGGTGCTGTGGCAGCGCAATTCATGCAGTACTTGAAATCGCTCCTTGAGGAACCATTTGCTTTAATTCTTTAA
- a CDS encoding zinc-dependent dehydrogenase, producing the protein MKAAFFLGPGKMEVKEVEIPRVEEGEVLIKVAACAICGTDVRIFQHGHAHVVPPQITGHEIAGEIVAVGKGVEGYKVGDKVAVITVISCGRCSYCRKGLQNLCPEQKYIGYDYPGGFAEYMKMPRKGVEHGNLLVLPPDADLLESSLVEPLSCVVNGQSYLNIGLGETVLVIGAGPIGCMHVAMARNRGAGKIFLADISEERLQLAQRIGADLYINSAQENLKEVILQATSGLGVNVAIVAASSGSAQEQALELLAPQGRMSLFGGLPKDKPTITFNSNIVHYKEIGVFGVFASHASQYEEAAKLIYNQRVKAKDLITHVLPLEKVVEGIDLVKTGRALKAVVSMEK; encoded by the coding sequence ATGAAAGCGGCCTTTTTTCTTGGTCCGGGAAAAATGGAAGTCAAAGAGGTGGAGATACCCCGGGTTGAAGAGGGAGAGGTTCTCATAAAGGTGGCGGCCTGTGCTATTTGTGGTACCGACGTGCGGATCTTTCAGCATGGTCATGCTCATGTGGTTCCTCCTCAAATTACTGGACATGAGATTGCCGGAGAAATTGTAGCAGTGGGAAAGGGTGTAGAGGGGTACAAGGTCGGTGATAAGGTGGCCGTCATCACTGTCATTTCCTGTGGGAGGTGTTCCTACTGTCGAAAGGGGCTGCAAAACCTTTGCCCTGAGCAGAAGTATATTGGTTATGATTATCCCGGTGGCTTTGCTGAATATATGAAAATGCCCCGAAAGGGGGTGGAACATGGGAACCTTCTGGTTTTACCTCCCGATGCCGACCTTCTGGAGTCCAGTCTCGTTGAACCCCTTTCCTGTGTGGTTAACGGCCAATCCTATCTGAACATTGGTCTGGGTGAAACGGTGCTGGTTATTGGTGCGGGTCCTATAGGCTGTATGCATGTGGCTATGGCTAGAAACCGGGGAGCAGGAAAAATTTTCCTGGCGGATATTTCGGAAGAACGCTTGCAGTTAGCTCAGAGGATCGGCGCTGATCTTTATATCAATTCGGCACAGGAGAATCTAAAAGAAGTGATTTTGCAGGCTACCAGTGGTCTGGGCGTCAATGTGGCTATTGTGGCGGCTTCTTCGGGTAGTGCTCAGGAACAGGCTTTGGAACTCCTGGCTCCTCAAGGTCGAATGAGTCTTTTTGGGGGACTTCCTAAGGATAAACCAACCATCACTTTCAATAGCAATATTGTGCACTACAAGGAAATTGGGGTGTTTGGCGTATTTGCTTCACATGCTTCGCAATATGAAGAAGCAGCAAAACTCATTTATAATCAGCGCGTGAAAGCGAAAGATCTCATCACTCATGTATTGCCCTTGGAAAAGGTGGTGGAGGGGATTGATCTGGTGAAAACGGGAAGGGCACTCAAGGCGGTTGTAAGTATGGAGAAGTAG
- a CDS encoding PfkB family carbohydrate kinase, which translates to MEKRAICLGELLIDFVSTMSGVTLKDAPGFEKAPGGAPANVAVGLAKLGIETYFVGKVGRDAFGEFLRDTLVKNGVDTRFLSSTEKAKTTLAFVSLTKEGERDFVFYRDPGADMLLDQSDIEEEGFRKGGVFHFGSITMTHEPACSATLRALSLAEKYGCLISFDPNLRPALWRNLEEARFRMLQGAEKAHILKVNEEEAMFLAGQASLEDALDFLVKKFPQTLIAITLGKGGCLLLQGKMKIRVNGFTVNVVDTTGAGDGFVAGLLSSLYMFWKDLREGKAIPEDAFHHAALRANAVGALTTTKKGAIPALPTQEEVEIFLEGNPQ; encoded by the coding sequence GTGGAAAAAAGGGCTATTTGTTTAGGGGAACTCCTCATCGACTTTGTTTCCACCATGAGTGGGGTTACGTTAAAGGATGCTCCAGGATTTGAAAAAGCTCCTGGAGGTGCGCCGGCGAATGTGGCTGTGGGTTTGGCAAAATTAGGTATCGAAACATACTTTGTTGGAAAAGTGGGTCGAGATGCTTTTGGGGAATTTTTACGAGATACTCTGGTGAAGAATGGTGTTGATACTCGTTTCCTCAGCTCCACCGAGAAAGCAAAAACAACTCTTGCTTTTGTTTCGCTCACTAAAGAAGGGGAACGGGATTTTGTCTTTTACCGTGATCCTGGTGCGGACATGCTTTTGGATCAAAGTGATATTGAAGAGGAAGGATTCCGGAAAGGGGGAGTTTTTCATTTTGGTTCTATTACTATGACCCATGAACCGGCATGCAGTGCTACCTTAAGAGCCCTCTCTTTAGCGGAAAAATACGGTTGTTTAATCTCTTTTGATCCAAATCTTCGTCCGGCGCTGTGGAGAAATCTGGAAGAAGCTCGTTTTCGAATGCTTCAGGGGGCTGAAAAAGCGCATATTCTTAAGGTCAACGAGGAGGAAGCAATGTTTCTGGCTGGTCAAGCTTCTCTTGAAGACGCCCTCGATTTTCTGGTAAAAAAGTTTCCCCAGACTCTGATTGCGATTACGCTGGGGAAGGGCGGTTGTCTTCTTTTACAGGGAAAGATGAAGATCAGGGTAAATGGCTTTACGGTGAATGTTGTGGATACGACTGGGGCCGGGGATGGTTTTGTAGCAGGGCTTTTGAGTTCTCTTTATATGTTCTGGAAAGATTTACGGGAAGGAAAGGCCATTCCTGAAGATGCTTTTCATCATGCTGCTTTGAGGGCCAATGCCGTAGGAGCGCTGACCACGACCAAAAAGGGTGCCATTCCGGCTCTTCCCACTCAAGAAGAAGTGGAAATCTTTTTGGAAGGAAATCCTCAATGA